In one Silene latifolia isolate original U9 population chromosome 10, ASM4854445v1, whole genome shotgun sequence genomic region, the following are encoded:
- the LOC141605963 gene encoding uncharacterized protein LOC141605963, which yields MTTYNQQRKPFALTPTQNTPRRPSLTSAEMDERRLKGLCFWCPEKFTSEHKCLFRRNQVYTMEVQEVEGEITESTTLSTEDEEHHEEGLTMALISACALGGVESFQTMRVIVTRNKKPLHALIDSGSSHNFLNIEMARKIGCHLEKVQPIEISVADRSSLKCEWMCKSFTWQLKQAIFQGNFFLIPLGNCDMVLGVQWLSQLGPISWDFHKLTMEFNYQGKMVSLQALGLNRLKITHFKEMKKLITHEKQLALLQVNAVPLSRCNTSCYSLQMQGQGGDKPSHVSEEMEGILQTYAKVFSEPQGLPPSREGHDHQIPLKYGSNPVSLRPYRFPAAQKDIIEKITQELLDNGVLQHSNSSFASPVVLVKKKDGSWRLCVDYRCNTPILQVSYQDHPGIRMLPSRLPEAMIIK from the coding sequence ATGACCACTTATAACCAACAAAGAAAGCCTTTTGCCTTAACCCCTACACAAAACACACCCAGGAGACCAAGTCTCACTTCTGCGGAGATGGATGAGAGGAGGCTCAAAGGCCTGTGTTTTTGGTGCCCTGAGAAATTCACTTCTGAACATAAGTGCCTGTTCAGAAGGAACCAAGTGTATACCATGGAGGTCCAAGAAGTTGAGGGAGAAATAACTGAAAGCACCACTCTAAGTACTGAGGATGAAGAACACCATGAGGAAGGGCTAACCATGGCTCTGATCTCAGCTTGTGCCTTGGGAGGAGTGGAGAGCTTTCAGACCATGAGGGTTATAGTAACCAGAAACAAGAAGCCATTGCATGCACTCATAGACAGTGGCAGCTCTCACAATTTTTTGAACATAGAGATGGCAAGGAAAATAGGCTGCCATTTAGAGAAAGTACAACCTATCGAGATATCCGTGGCTGATAGAAGTTCCTTAAAATGTGAATGGATGTGCAAGAGCTTCACTTGGCAGCTGAAACAGGCTATATTCCAAGGAAATTTCTTTCTAATTCCCTTGGGAAATTGTGACATGGTGCTAGGAGTCCAATGGTTATCACAACTAGGACCAATTAGCTGGGATTTCCATAAATTAACCATGGAATTTAATTACCAGGGAAAAATGGTGTCATTACAAGCATTGGGGCTTAACAGACTTAAGATTACCCATTTTAAGGAGATGAAAAAACTTATAACACATGAGAAACAATTGGCCTTGCTGCAGGTCAATGCTGTTCCTTTAAGTAGATGTAACACAAGCTGTTACTCACTGCAAATGCAAGGCCAAGGGGGTGACAAGCCATCCCATGTGTCGGAAGAAATGGAGGGCATATTACAAACATATGCCAAGGTGTTCTCAGAACCACAGGGACTGCCTCCCTCAAGAGAGGGACATGACCATCAGATACCTCTCAAATATGGCAGCAATCCAGTAAGTTTGAGGCCTTACAGGTTCCCTGCAGCCCAGAAGGACATCATTGAAAAAATTACACAAGAGTTGTTGGATAATGGAGTGTTGCAGCATAGTAACAGCTCCTTTGCATCACCTGTGGTCTTGGTAAAGAAAAAGGATGGTAGTTGGAGATTATGCGTAGACtataggtgtaacacccccatactccaagtgtcttaccaggaccacccaggtataaggatgttaccatctcggttacccgaggcaatgataatcaaataa